One genomic segment of Candidatus Reconcilbacillus cellulovorans includes these proteins:
- a CDS encoding phosphoserine transaminase produces the protein MTKTVYNFNPGPAALPREVLEQARDELLDFAGTGMSVMEISHRSVEYERLNDESRERIRRLLGVPAGYEVLYLQGGASLQFAMVPLNLLVPGKVADYVSTGSWSNKAIKEARTVGEVRIAASTEQDGYRRVPDVGEIRPGPDAAYVHLTSNETIGGVQFHDFPDTGSVPLVADMSSDFMSRPVDVAKFALIYAGAQKNVGPAGVTIVIVREDIARESPKHLPAMLRYDTFLKSRSLYNTPPVFAIYMVNLVLQWIERQGGLEAVEKLNRRKADMLYGAIDRSGGFYRGLAERESRSTVNITFAVHDPALEKQFLKEAEQQGFVGLPGHREVGHVRVSAYNAVSEESCKALVEFMEDFQRRYG, from the coding sequence TTGACGAAAACCGTCTACAATTTCAATCCAGGCCCCGCGGCACTTCCGCGGGAAGTGCTGGAACAGGCGCGCGACGAGTTGCTCGATTTCGCGGGAACCGGCATGTCGGTTATGGAAATTTCTCATCGCAGCGTCGAATACGAACGGCTGAACGATGAGTCGCGTGAGCGGATCCGCCGCCTGCTCGGCGTGCCCGCCGGTTACGAGGTGCTCTATTTGCAGGGCGGTGCAAGTTTGCAGTTTGCCATGGTACCGCTCAATTTGCTTGTACCGGGCAAAGTCGCCGACTACGTCTCCACCGGCAGCTGGTCGAACAAGGCGATTAAGGAAGCGCGCACCGTCGGCGAAGTCCGCATTGCCGCCTCGACGGAACAGGACGGATACCGTCGCGTGCCGGACGTCGGCGAAATCCGCCCGGGTCCCGATGCAGCCTACGTCCATCTGACCTCGAACGAAACGATCGGCGGCGTGCAGTTTCACGATTTTCCTGATACGGGAAGTGTACCGCTCGTCGCCGACATGTCCAGCGATTTCATGAGCCGGCCGGTCGACGTCGCGAAATTCGCCCTGATTTACGCCGGCGCCCAGAAAAACGTCGGCCCTGCCGGCGTGACCATTGTCATTGTCCGCGAGGACATCGCGCGGGAAAGCCCGAAACATTTGCCCGCCATGCTGCGGTACGATACGTTTTTGAAAAGCCGTTCGCTCTACAATACGCCGCCGGTGTTTGCCATTTATATGGTTAATCTCGTCCTGCAGTGGATCGAGCGGCAAGGCGGGTTAGAAGCCGTGGAGAAGCTAAACCGCCGAAAAGCGGACATGCTCTACGGCGCCATTGACCGAAGCGGCGGGTTTTACCGCGGTTTGGCCGAACGGGAAAGCCGGTCGACGGTCAACATCACGTTCGCCGTGCACGACCCGGCGTTGGAAAAGCAGTTCTTGAAGGAGGCGGAACAGCAAGGATTCGTCGGATTGCCCGGCCATCGAGAAGTCGGGCATGTACGGGTATCGGCCTACAATGCGGTGTCGGAAGAAAGTTGCAAGGCATTAGTAGAATTTATGGAAGATTTTCAGAGAAGATATGGGTGA
- a CDS encoding 2'-5' RNA ligase, which translates to MDETSRLFVALPIPRDVQTALEEWTLPWRVEFPQARWVHRDDYHVTLKFLGDTPAERLPAIAKELAEIAAATSPFCLELDKPGTFGAAGSPRVLWLGVRPCDPASAGVPVRLAAAVDAGMASLGFPEETRPFRPHVTLARNRDPSIGPAVRRPAINRGWGASFLRATPPDLSWIVDRLTLYRSRLGSRPMYEPLEQFRFGDIS; encoded by the coding sequence ATGGACGAAACGTCGAGACTATTCGTCGCCTTGCCGATACCGCGCGACGTGCAGACGGCGCTCGAAGAATGGACGCTGCCGTGGCGCGTCGAATTTCCGCAAGCGCGATGGGTGCATCGCGACGATTATCATGTGACGCTGAAATTCTTGGGCGACACACCGGCGGAACGCCTGCCCGCCATTGCGAAGGAGCTCGCGGAAATCGCGGCCGCGACGTCGCCGTTTTGTTTGGAATTGGACAAGCCAGGGACGTTCGGGGCGGCCGGTTCCCCTCGGGTACTCTGGCTGGGCGTCCGACCGTGCGATCCGGCGTCGGCCGGCGTTCCGGTCCGTCTGGCTGCCGCGGTGGACGCCGGTATGGCGTCGCTCGGTTTTCCCGAGGAGACGCGTCCGTTTCGCCCTCATGTGACGCTCGCGCGCAATCGCGACCCGTCGATCGGACCGGCGGTGCGCCGACCTGCGATAAACCGCGGATGGGGCGCGTCGTTTCTCCGTGCGACCCCACCCGATCTCTCTTGGATCGTCGACCGGCTGACGCTTTATCGCAGCCGTCTCGGCAGCCGACCGATGTACGAACCGCTCGAACAGTTCCGTTTCGGCGACATTTCATAA